One window of the Candidatus Hydrogenedentota bacterium genome contains the following:
- a CDS encoding sodium-translocating pyrophosphatase, translating into MFLKTAGLCAVAALIFVAYLARYVLGKPQGTEKMAFLSRQVQLGAVAFLKKEYQWVFSFVAVIFLLLVAIGVVKPEFGLSWKTGVAFVVGAIASCCAGVLGMYIATRSNARTAAAAESGGVKKALDIAISGGAVMGLGVVGIAMLGLVFVYKMFNGDPAIVNGYAMGASLVALFARSGGGIFTKGADMGADLVGKVEAGIPEDDPRNPAVIADNVGDNVGDVAGLGADLLESYVESIIAALAVAAVVATQMGAGFPEYLKAFPFFAAAIGILASIVGVLYVKKFAQNNPQSALMMGTYVSAILAAVGVYIYAAARGTGFTLDGVAYSAFGPAHACVIGVLSGGVVGFISEYFTSGKYKPVQRLAERCQTGPAIAVTDGTAVGMASTGVPVLVLAIAVVMAYNVAGVYGVAIAALGMLATTGMVVAVDAYGPIADNAGGIAEMAHMDPKVRVITDNLDAVGNTTAAIGKGFAIGSAAFAAIGLLSAFILSAKLTSVSIADPQILAGVLIGAMLPFYFSSKLFKAVGNCADTMIQEVRRQFREIPGLKEGKEGVIPDSTRCVSIATQGAINGMLFPGGLAIVAPVLIGFSPLGAEGLAGMLVGSIATGVMLGIQTANSGGAMDNAKKYIEEGHFGGKGSDAHKAAVVGDTVGDPLKDTVGPSINILIKLMCVIALVLAPIFAARGM; encoded by the coding sequence ATGTTTTTGAAGACTGCGGGGTTGTGCGCCGTTGCGGCGCTAATCTTTGTGGCGTATCTCGCCCGCTATGTGCTGGGCAAGCCGCAGGGAACGGAGAAAATGGCGTTTCTGTCGCGCCAGGTGCAGTTGGGCGCCGTGGCCTTCCTCAAGAAGGAATACCAGTGGGTGTTCAGCTTCGTCGCCGTCATTTTCCTCCTGTTGGTGGCCATCGGCGTGGTGAAGCCCGAGTTCGGGCTGAGCTGGAAGACCGGCGTGGCCTTCGTGGTCGGCGCCATCGCCAGTTGCTGCGCCGGCGTCCTCGGCATGTACATCGCCACGCGCTCGAACGCGCGCACCGCGGCCGCGGCCGAGAGCGGCGGCGTGAAGAAGGCGCTTGACATCGCCATCTCCGGCGGCGCCGTGATGGGCCTGGGCGTGGTCGGCATCGCGATGCTGGGCCTGGTCTTTGTTTACAAGATGTTCAACGGCGACCCGGCCATTGTGAACGGCTACGCCATGGGCGCCTCGCTGGTGGCCCTTTTCGCCCGCTCCGGCGGCGGCATCTTCACCAAGGGCGCCGACATGGGCGCGGACCTGGTGGGCAAGGTTGAGGCGGGCATCCCCGAGGACGACCCGCGCAACCCGGCGGTGATCGCCGACAACGTGGGCGACAATGTGGGCGATGTGGCCGGCCTTGGCGCCGACCTCCTCGAGTCCTACGTCGAGTCCATCATCGCGGCCCTGGCCGTGGCGGCGGTCGTCGCCACCCAGATGGGCGCCGGTTTCCCCGAGTATCTCAAGGCGTTCCCCTTCTTCGCGGCGGCCATCGGCATTCTGGCCTCCATCGTCGGCGTGCTCTACGTCAAGAAGTTCGCCCAGAACAACCCCCAGAGCGCGCTCATGATGGGCACCTACGTCAGCGCAATCTTGGCCGCCGTCGGCGTGTACATCTATGCCGCCGCGCGCGGCACGGGCTTCACCCTTGACGGGGTCGCCTACAGCGCCTTCGGCCCGGCCCACGCCTGCGTCATCGGCGTGCTTTCCGGCGGCGTCGTCGGCTTCATCAGCGAGTACTTCACCTCCGGCAAGTACAAGCCCGTCCAGCGGCTTGCCGAGCGCTGCCAGACCGGTCCGGCCATCGCCGTGACCGACGGCACGGCGGTCGGCATGGCCTCCACCGGCGTGCCCGTCCTCGTCCTGGCCATCGCCGTCGTCATGGCCTACAACGTCGCCGGCGTGTACGGTGTCGCCATCGCCGCCCTGGGCATGCTGGCCACCACCGGCATGGTCGTGGCCGTGGACGCCTACGGCCCCATCGCCGACAACGCGGGCGGCATCGCCGAAATGGCGCACATGGATCCGAAGGTCCGCGTCATCACCGACAACCTGGACGCGGTGGGCAACACCACGGCCGCCATCGGCAAGGGCTTCGCCATCGGCTCGGCGGCCTTCGCGGCCATCGGCCTGCTGAGCGCCTTCATCCTCAGCGCGAAGCTCACAAGCGTCAGCATCGCGGACCCGCAGATTCTGGCGGGCGTGCTCATCGGCGCCATGCTCCCGTTCTACTTCTCCTCGAAGCTGTTCAAGGCGGTCGGCAACTGCGCCGACACGATGATCCAGGAAGTGCGCCGGCAGTTCCGTGAGATTCCCGGACTGAAGGAAGGCAAAGAGGGCGTGATCCCCGACAGCACCCGCTGCGTCAGCATCGCCACCCAGGGCGCCATCAACGGCATGCTCTTCCCCGGCGGGCTCGCCATTGTGGCCCCGGTCCTCATCGGCTTCTCGCCCCTCGGCGCGGAGGGCCTCGCGGGCATGCTCGTCGGCTCCATCGCCACGGGCGTGATGCTGGGCATCCAGACCGCCAATTCCGGCGGCGCCATGGACAACGCCAAGAAGTACATTGAAGAGGGCCACTTCGGCGGGAAGGGCTCCGACGCCCACAAGGCCGCCGTGGTCGGCGACACCGTCGGCGACCCGCTCAAGGACACCGTCGGCCCCTCCATCAACATCCTCATCAAGCTCATGTGCGTGATTGCCCTCGTGCTCGCCCCGATTTTCGCGGCACGCGGCATGTAA